The DNA region CGCGGATGCGGGAATATGGCAACGTCTCGATCCCTCAGGAAGCTTTCATTGCTGCGCTGAGGATGGGGGAAGAATAAGGCCCAGCGCCTAGCGCAGAGGTTCGCGCAGCGAACGGCAAGCTAGAAGCAAGAGGCCGCATTCCGGCCGGCGGGTGCGCGCAGCGCAGCCCGTTCGACGTCACGGCCGCGGCTTTGCCGCGGCTAACCTTCAATCCTCCCCATCAGGGGTCATGGAGGCACACGCGCCCTTATCGCTGACCGATTTTTGGTTCGCGCCAAGCCCCCAAGAAGCCAAGAGGGCAGCGCTTGGAGCCAAGAAGGGTTTCACGCAGAGCCCCCAGAGGGGGGAAGACCTCAAATCCTCCCCTTTAGGGGAGGGGGACCACCGGAGGTGGTGGAGGGGCGAGCAAGGCCAAACCAAGCACCCCCCTACAAAGTGCTCCCCATCGCCGTCCTGATCGTATCGAACACATCCGACAGCGTCAGCCCGAGCGACTGAAACGCAATAAGCGCCGCAATCGCGATGAGCGCGACGATTAGCCCGTACTCAATCGCGGTGGCCCCCGCTTCGTCATCCCGCAGCCCTGTGAACATCGCGAACCCTTTCAATGCGTTGGGCAAAGGTGGGGGTGAAAGGTTGCTGAGCGGTGGCGGGGGATGGTTGATGGGAGGTTATTGCCATTGCTTTGGACTTCTCCCCATGAACTCGCGGGAGGAGCACCGGGTGCACGAGCGCTAGGCTCGCTTACCTATTTGGAACGATACTTTTGCAACTGACCTCCACGGGCAGGCAGCCTTTGGATTGCCTTTTTGACCACGATTTTGAATGACTCTTTGGTTAGTTGTTGCCAACTTATTCGAATCACCAAGGAGGGGGCTTTTTGATGTTTAGAGTTTTGCTAGCGTGTCTTGTTGCGGTCGGGATGATGACGCCGCTTGCAGCTCAACAGAACGACAAGCCGGTAGTCGGGATCGCCGAAATGCAAGATCTCACGGGCGCTGCACAAGCAGACAACTTCATTGCCATGATAGAAACGGCGATCATTGGAAGCGGTAAGTTCCGTATCATCGAGCGTGGCAGACTGGCCACGTTGATGAAAGAGCAGGGGCTCGGTCGCGGTGGAATCGTAACCACCAGCACCAAGAAGAAAACCGGCGGCTTCGAAGGCGTTGATTATCTAATCTACGGTACTATCACCTCGATTTCGGCGGTGAATAAGTCAAATTTCGGCGACAATATGCTGCGCGGCGTGCTGGGCGGAAATCGCGGCCAAAGTGCGGAGTGTTTCAATACTAGAGTGCGTATGGAAGCGGACATTCGCATCACCGACACCAACACCGGGGAAGTCCGTTACGCAACGCGCATAAGTGAGGAACAGGAATCTGCCACTGTTTGCGGGGGCGGTTCGCAAATTGACAGCGCCGGTTTGTTCCGGTCTGCCGCCGACAACGTTGCCACCGGACTTGTGACAACCATTTTCCCGATCCAGGTTGCCGCGATCCAAGCCGATGGAACCGTCATTCTAAACTATGGGGCTGGTGCACTTGATCGCGGAGAGTACCTGATGGTTTATGGGCAAACTACCGAGATTCCTGATCCGTCAGGTACTGGAATGATCAAGATTGACGGGGAAAAGGTAGGCGCAATCCAGATAACCGACGTGCAGACCTCATTTTCCCGTGCGGTACAGGTGACCTCCTTCACCGTACCGCTCACGGTCGGAGCCGTGGCCCGCCCGGTACCGGCTTCAGATGTTAAGGCTTTGCAAAAGCCAAGCGGCAAGAAGGGGCGCTGACAATGAAGCTGCGAATCCGTTTGAACGCGCTCATTGGCTTGTTGGCGATTGCGTCCACAGTCTCGTTTCTTTCTACCGCTGTTAATGCGCAAGGGCTGCAACGGGTAAACGTGGGCACAATTACCTCGACCCAAAGCTGCACCTACTATCGCAACTATTCAGGTAGCAAACTCGAGTATAGCGAGGAATACTATGCGCGAGTATGGGGCGCTGCGGCTGCTGCCCGCTACTATGCTGCACACACGACGTGGCGAAGCTGGGTCGTTAAGGACTGCCAAAGCAATTTCCAGACGATGCGAAGTGCCGTCGAAGCGGCATTAGCTTCATCTGGCCGGCTGACCACCGGGCGCGGTGGCTATTCGCTGGATATAACCATTTCGGACATAGGAGAGACTGCTCCAGCCCGTTCTTTGCCCGTCGATGGTCCGAATGATTATTCCACAAGCTGGGGCACCGCCAGTGCGACGGTTTCCTTCACTCTCAAGGATGCAGCAGGGCGCAGTATCGATGGCGGTGTCGTAACGAAGCAGATCGAGATGTCGCGCACCATCGACACAGCAGATTTGTCTGTACGCGTGTCTGAACCCGGTGAGTCCGTTTATGATCTTATGCAGCGTGAGGTAGCGCAAATGATTGCCCGGCGCATAGCGTTCAAAATTCATCCTTTGCGAGTCACAGCCATCGAGGATGATCTTGTCGAACTGAATTATGGAGGGGCCTTGCTTCCGGTGGGGAGTATCGTCGATGTAAGCAAGAGTCGTGGGATTGGCGTTGTTCGCTACCGCGTGATTTCTGCTACTGGCAGTGATGCTGCTGCGCAGGTCGATGGTGACAATGATACGTCTGACATCGACCTAGGCAACCTTGTCACCTTTATCGAAGATGACAGCGATGCGGCAAGCGCGCGAAGGTTCCGGCGCAAACGCTTGCCTTAGCTAGCGAGCGAGCCGAACTTACGGATCAAGACTCTCATTCTTGATCGTCCACGCCGTATTCGGCGGCGGTGGCGGTTTCTTGGCGCTTGAGCCCGGCGGGGCCTCTGCCAGTCGTCGCTATCCCCGTCCGCTCTTTCAATCGTCCTCCGACCTCGGCAGCAGCTTACGTTCCGGAGCATCAAACCGATCACCCGCCGCATTCCACTTCACATCGAGCACCTCGCGGGTCTTGGCGTCGGCGCGCATCGCGTCGAGGTCGCGGTCGCGCAAGGATATGAAGTGGGCCCAGGCGGTGCGGGTTTCCTCGGTGAGCGCGGCCCAGCGGTGTTCGGACTCGTGCCGCAAGCGGAGGCGGATTTCCTCGACCTTGCGGTCGATGCTGCGGCGGACATCCTCGGCTGAGACCTGGGGCTTGCTGGCCTCGTGCTCGGCGATCCATTCCTGCTTGAGCCGGTCGAGCTGCATCTGGCTGACCGCGTTGAGGCCTTTGGGCCCGCCACCGGCCGCGAAACGCTCGGGCGCGCGGTTGCGCAGGATGAACATCAGCAGCCGGTCGTTGTAACGGGTGCGGGTGCCGATGAGCTTGCCGTAGGAGTAGAGCGGTTCCTCCACGCCGTTGAGCGCGCGGTCCATCACCACGTCTTCGATGCGGGCCACGCCAAGCTGGAGCGCGGCCTCCCATGCGGCGCGGAAGCTCTCGGCTCCCGGCTGGCGGCGCAGGTGGTAGGCACCCTCGGCGCTCATGTCGACAGCGCGGGCGGCGGCCTTGACCGAGCCGGTGTCGGCCAGCGCCTCGATGAAGGCGATCTGGCGGGCGGGGGTCCAGCCGTCGTGGCGTTCGTACTGGCGGGGGACAGGGGTGAAGGGGGGCAGCTCTCCCTGCGCGACGGGGAGGCGGGCGGTGCGGGGGTCGGTGCGTCTTGTCATTTTTTGTCGTTTCCTCGCTCATGCTGGCTTCGCCAGCGTCGCTGCGGGCGGGCGGTCGCCCTTGCGGTCGCGGTGCGACCGTTGGGGGAGGTGGATCACAAAATGCCGGAGTAGGAAAATGTGCGCGAGCGGCGGGGAGGGGTGCGGCTTCACTTGGCGTTCAGCGCGGGGCTGGCTATAGGGTCGGCCATGTCGACCAAGCTCACCACTCGTCTCGCGCAGGCTGCCCTTGCCGCCGCGACCCTCGCGACCCTCTCCGCCTGTGCCGGGAGCACTGAGGGCAAGGATGTCGCCTACGTCGCGCGCGATGTCGAATCGCTCTATGCCGAGGCGCAGCGGCGGCTGGACAAGGGCAACACCTTGCAGGCCGCAGCGCTGTTCGACGAGGTGGAGCGCCAGCACCCCTATTCGCCCTGGGCCCGCCGCGCGCAGCTGATGAGCGCGTTCAGCTATTACATCGCGCGCGATTACAACAAGGCGATCCAGAACGCGCAGCGGTTCCTGTCGATCCACCCGGGCAACAAGGATGCGCCTTACGCGTATTATCTGATCGCGCTGAGCTATTACGAGCAGATCTCAGATGTGAACCGCGACCAGAAGATCACCGAGCAGGCCCAGACCGCGCTGCGCGAAGTCAACCGCCGCTTCCCCCAGACCGAATATGCCGCCGATGCGCGGTTGAAGCTCGATCTGGTGGCGGATCACTTGGCGGGCAAGGAGATGGAGATCGGCCGCCATTATCAGCGCATGGGCCTGTGGCTCGCGGCGGATATGCGGTTCCGCAACGTGGTCGAGAAGTTCGACACCACCAGCCACACGCCCGAGGCGCTCTACCGCCTCACCGAAAGCAGCCTCGCACTCGGCGTGCGGGAAGAAGCGGTGAAGTATGCTGCGGTGCTTGGGGCGAACTACCCCGGCAGCGAATGGTACGACCGCGCCTTCAAGCTGGTCGGCAAGCACGCCGAGGGTGTGACGGCGAGCTGATCAGCGCGGCCCACGGCCTGGGTTCAGTTGACTGTGAAGGCAAGCGTCCCGCTGACACCGTGCCCATCGGCCCCGGCGGCTTGCCAGCGCACGTCGTAGCTGCCGTTGGGCAAAGGCTTTTTGAGCGTCAGCGTCAAGGTCTTGCCATCGGCTGACCAGTTCGTGGTGAAATTGCGGATCGGCATTTCGCCATGATTGGCCATGCCGGGCATCGCGGTCATGATGATGCTGGCAGCAGCGGTTGTCTGATCAACCGGCGCGCTGAAAGTCAGCCTGATGACCTTGGGAGCCTTGGCCTCGGCGTCTGCCGCCGGGGTGGAGGCGGACAGCTGGACATGGGCCATCAGCGCTGTCGGCGTCAGCGATGAGAGGGCAAGGGCGGCGAAGAAGGCGGGGATACGCATGGGTATGCTCCTTAGGGGTGTCAGAACCAGAAACGGATGCCGGCAAGGACGCTGGTGACTGACGGATCCTCGCCGCGCAGGCGGGCGAAGTCGGCGCCCTGACTGGTGCGCCATGATTGCTCGATGCCGATATAGGGCGCGAACTCGCGCCGGAACTCATAGCGAAGCCGCGCGCCGACCTCGATCTGGTCGAGCCCTGCGCCGATACCGAGCTCGGGAATGTCCTGCGCAGACAGATTGGCTTCAATCCGCGGCTGGAGGATCAGGCGCTGGGTGATACGCTGGTCGATCTCGGCCTCGATCCGCGCTGTGAAGTCGCCGCGGTGCGACAGGAATAGCGCGGTGTCGATCTCGAACAGATAGGGCGCAAGGCCCTGCACGCCGATAACCGCATGGGTGGTGTCCGGCCCGGCAATGTCGTGGCGGACACCTGCCTGCACGTCCCAAAACGGCGCGAAGGCTTTGGCGTAGAGCGCCTGCACCTCGGCATCTTCGGGTGCGCTGCCCCATTCGCCCTCGCCCTCGGACTTGAACCACAGCCGCTCGGTCGGGCCGCCGTAATAGCCCTGAATGTCCCACAGATAGGCATCCGCACCCTCGCGCACCTGCGTCTCCAGCCGGTCACCCTGAAACCAGAACACCGGAAAGTCCCCGTGAGTCTTGCGCAGTTCCTCGCGCGAGGCGGCCATCGCCTCGGCACCCCAGATCGCGTCAGCCGCGCGCGGCGGACCGCTGCCTGCCTCGGCCGGCGGCGGGGTCTCCATCGTCGGGCTGGGGGAGGCGGGCGCTGTCATTGCCCTCATGTCATGCCCCGCGTGGGGATCGGTGTCCTGTGCCGCCATGGTATGGCCAGCGTGCGGGTCGGGTGCAGGCGCGTGGTCGTGATGCTGATGTTGGGCCGCAAGCGGCGATGCCGCCAGAAGGGCCACCAGTGAAAGCGCGTGCCTCACTGCTCCACCTCCGGCCCCGTCACCGTCACGGTCTGCATCATCCCGCCGTGCATGTGGTAGAGCAAGTGGCAGTGGAACGCCCAATCGCCGGGCTCATTGGCGGTCAGATCGAACTGCGCACTCGCCCCCGGCTGGACGATGACGATATTCTTGCGCGGCTGATGGGCGGGGTCCTCGCCGTTGACCAACTCGAAGAACATTCCGTGCAGGTGGATCGGGTGCGCCATCATGGTGTTGTTGACGAGCTTCACCCGCACCCGCTCGTTCCAGGCGAAGCGGATCGGAACATCGCTGACAGCAGAATACATCTGGCCGTCGAAGGACCACATATAGCGTTCCATGTTGCCGGTGAGGTGAAGCTCCAGCAGGCGCGAGGGCGTCCGCGTGTCGCGGTTGGGTTCAAGCGCGGAGAGCATCCGGTAGGTGAGCACGCGGTGCTCCACATCGCGCAAGCCAAGGCCCGGATCGCCCAGCTTGTCCACCGGGGCCATCGAGACCATGTCGATGCCGGGGCCGGTCCTCACATCGGGCGGCAGCAACAGCGTGTCGCGCATCTTCATGCCGTCCATCGAATGCGATGCGCCGTGATCGCCGTGGTTCATCCCCATATCGCCCATGTCGAGCAACGGGGGTTTGCGCGGTGGCGGGATCGGCGCGCGCGCACCGGGACGACTTGCCAGCGTGGCAAGCGCCATGCCGGATCGGTCCATGCTTTCCGCGACGATGGTATAGGCCTCGGCGCGAGGCTCGATGATGACGTCGTAGGTTTCCGCCGTGCCGATCTGGAATTCGTCGACCTCGACCGGTTTCACATTCTGCCCATCGGCAGCGATCACCGTCATCGGCAGGCCGGGAATGCGCAGGTTGAAGAAAGTCTGCGCCGCGCCGTTGATGACGCGCAGCCGGACGCGTTCACCGGGGTTGAACAGGTATTCCAGCCCCTCCTTGGGCCCGCGCCCGTTGGCGAGGTAGGTGTAGGTCGAACCTGTCACATCGGCGATGTCGGTCGCGGGCATCCGCATCTGCGCCCACATCCGGCGGTCGGCGGCGGTCAGTGGGTAATCATCGGCCCAGCTGGTCTGCTGATAGTTGAAATAGCCTTCGCCCTTACGCAGCCGGTCCATAATGGTGTGCGGGTGCAGCGGGGTGAACTCGCTCAGGAGCAGGATATAGTCCCGGTCATACGCCGCCGGCTCCTCGCCCGCCGGATCAATGATCAGAGGGCCATAATGCCCCTGCTGTTCTTGAAGGCCCGAGTGGCTGTGATACCAATAGGTGCCTGCTTGCCGCACCGGGAACTCATACGAGAATGTCTGCCCCGGGCTGATCCCCGGAAAGCTGATCCCCGGCACACCATCCATGTGAAACGGCACAAGCAGGCCGTGCCAGTGGATCGAGGTGTCTTCTTCGAGATGGTTGGTGACGTTGAGGCGGACGTTGGTGCCTTCCTTCAACCGCACCAGTGGCCCCGGCACCGAGCCGTTGATGGCGACGCCATGTCCCTTGCGTCCCTGCACCATGCGCGGACCGTGACCCACTGCAAGGTCGATCACTGCGCCCGACACCTCGTCAAAGCCGACGCGGATCGGCGCGCCGCCCTTCATGCGGTGCGTGGAATGGCCCTGCGCCCAGGCGGGTGCAACGCGGCACGCCGCCAGCGCTGCCATGCCGGAAACGAGGCTACGGCGCGACAGTTTCATGCCCGGGGCCAGCTTGGAGTAGGAACTCGCATAGCTCCTTCGTAAATACCCCTATGGGGTATGACAAGAGCTTGAGCTAATTGCCTAGGCCGTAGCGCTCTTGCTCCACCGCGTCATAAAGCTATATACACCCCGGGGGTATAGGGAGCCGCAGCCATGAACACCACCACCAAAGCCAAGGTGCAGCGCCTCAACCGCATCGCCGGACAAGTGCGCGGCGTGGCGCAGATGATCGAGGATGATCGCTACTGCATCGATATCCTGCACCAGATCGCAGCGATCCGATCGGCGCTGGCTAAAGTGGAAAGCCAGGTGCTCAAGGATCACGCCGCCTGCTGTGTGCACGAGGCGATTGCCAGCGGCGACGAGCGCGCCCAGCGGGAAAAGTTCGAAGAGCTGATCGACCTGTTCGAACGCAAGCGCGGTTAGCACACGTCCAAGGCTTGGGGATTGGCGCGCGTTCTCATGGTGACGGGGCGGAGGCTGTGCGCTATCTGTTCCCGCACCCATGCTGACCCGCCTGTCCATCCGCAATATCGTCCTTATCGAAGCGCTCGATCTCACCTTCGCGCGCGGGCTGGGCGTGTTGACGGGGGAGACGGGGGCGGGGAAGTCGATCCTGCTCGATGCGTTGGGTCTGGTGCTGGGCGACCGGGCGGAAACCTCGCTGGTGCGCGCGGGTGAGGACAAGGCGAGTGTTACCGCCAGTTTCGAATTCGCGGCACTGCCTGCGGGCATTGCGGCTGCGCTCGACGATGCGGAGATCGCGATTGAGCCGGGTGAGCCACTGCTGATCCGGCGGCAGGTCAAGGCGGATGGCGGCTCCAAGGCCTTCATCAATGATCAGCCCGCCAGCGTCGCCCTGCTGCGCGAATTGGCGCCTGCGCTGGTGGAATTGCACGGCCAGCATGACGACCGGGGCCTCGTGAACCCGCGCGGGCACCGGCTGCTGCTGGATCGCTATGCCAGCACCGATACCACCGGGCTGGAGCGTGCTTTTGCCGATTGGGCACGCACCGAAGCGCAGTTGGCTGAAGCGCGCGGCGCGGTGGAGCAGGCCAAGGCCGATCAGGATCTCTTGATCGCGCATCTGGCTGAACTCGCCGCGCTGGAGCCGGTCGCGGGTGAGGAAGCGCGGCTGGCGGGTGCGCGGGCGGATATGCAGAAGGGCGAGAAGCTCTCGGACGATCTCGAAACCCTGCGGCACCTGTGGGAAGGATCGGATTCGCCGCTGGCGTCCTTGCGGGTCGCGGCGCGGAAGCTCGACCGGATTGCCGAGCAGCACGCGCTGCTGGCCGAAGCGCTCGCCGCGCTCGACCGCGCGGTGATCGAAGCGACCGAGGCTGAGGACAAGCTGCGCGCAGTTGCCGAGGCGCTGGTGCATGATCCGCACGAATTGGAGCGCGCCGAGACCCGGTTGTTCGAACTGCGGGCGGCGGCGCGGAAGCATCGCTGCGAGGTGGATGACCTGCCCGAACTGATGCGGACGATGCGTGCGCGCCTTGATGCAATCGAGGGCGGGGAAGCGCAGCTCGATGCGCTGGAAGCCGCCGCCAAGGAAGCGCGCACGGCCTACGTTGCGGCGGCCGAGGCGGCGCACACTGCGCGGGTGGCGGGCGCGGAGCGGCTGGATGCGGCGGTGGCAGCTGAGCTGGCCCCGCTGAAGCTCGACGCCGCCCGGTTCCGCACCGCGATCACCCCGCTGCCTGAGGAGCGCTGGAACGCGCACGGGATGGACGCGGTGGAGTTCCTGATCTCGACCAACCCCGGCGCGGATTTTGCGCCCTTGGGCAAGATTGCGAGCGGTGGGGAATTGTCGCGTTTCATCCTCGCGCTGAAGGTCGCTCTGGCCGAGCAGGGCGGGGCGGCGACGATCATCTTCGACGAAATCGACCGGGGCGTGGGCGGCGCGGTGGCCTCGGCCATCGGCGAGCGCTTGGCGCGGCTGGCGTCGCAGGAGGGGCAATTGCTGGCGGTGACGCACTCGCCGCAGGTCGCGGCGCGCGGGGGGCAGCATTACCTCATCGCCAAGGCCTCGAGCGGAACCGTGACCAAGACCAGCGTGGTGCTGCTCGACCAGTCCGGACGGCAAGAGGAAATCGCCCGGATGCTGTCCGGCGCCGAAGTCACGCCCGAAGCCCGCGCGCAGGCGGACCGGTTGCTGGAGGGGGTGTAGTGCGCCTGCTCCCCATTCTCCTGCTCACCGCTGCCTGCGCCACCACCACGCCTGCGCCCGAGGAGGCTCCGACGCTCGTGCAACCCAACAACGCCACCTACGGCACCGACGCCAACCTCGCGCCTTCCGCGCCCGACGCGATCTGGCGCTATGCCGATCATCCGCGCGGGTTTGCGGAGTTGCGGGTGCCGGAAGGCAAGGGCCCGTTTCCGCTGGCGGTGATCTATCACGGCGGCTGCTGGAAGACCGGGATCGCCTCGCAGGCTTACATGGCCCCGCTCGCCACGCGCTGGCAGCAACTCGGAATCGCCACGCTCAATGTCGATTACCGCGAGGTCGGGGACGGGGGCGGTTGGCCGGGGTCGTTCGCGGATTGGGCCGCTTCGGCCGAGCTGATCGACCCGATCGCAGCGCGCTATCCGATCGACCGCGCGCGGGTCACGCTGGTCGGCCATTCGGCAGGCGCTCTGCCTGCGCAGTGGTTGGCGAGCGCGCAGGACGCGGATGGCCCCATCGGCAAGCGCGCACCGATCAAGGCCCGTGCGGCCATCGTGCTCGACGGGCCGGGTGATGTCGGGGCCGAGCGTTCGGCCTTTGACACCCTGTGCCAATTCTCGGCGGTCGATCCCTTCATCGGCGCCGCGCCTGAAGCCGCGGGCGGGCGCTACGCTGCGATTTCGCCAGCCACC from uncultured Erythrobacter sp. includes:
- a CDS encoding Flp family type IVb pilin — encoded protein: MFTGLRDDEAGATAIEYGLIVALIAIAALIAFQSLGLTLSDVFDTIRTAMGSTL
- a CDS encoding CsgG/HfaB family protein, whose product is MMTPLAAQQNDKPVVGIAEMQDLTGAAQADNFIAMIETAIIGSGKFRIIERGRLATLMKEQGLGRGGIVTTSTKKKTGGFEGVDYLIYGTITSISAVNKSNFGDNMLRGVLGGNRGQSAECFNTRVRMEADIRITDTNTGEVRYATRISEEQESATVCGGGSQIDSAGLFRSAADNVATGLVTTIFPIQVAAIQADGTVILNYGAGALDRGEYLMVYGQTTEIPDPSGTGMIKIDGEKVGAIQITDVQTSFSRAVQVTSFTVPLTVGAVARPVPASDVKALQKPSGKKGR
- a CDS encoding outer membrane protein assembly factor BamD, giving the protein MSTKLTTRLAQAALAAATLATLSACAGSTEGKDVAYVARDVESLYAEAQRRLDKGNTLQAAALFDEVERQHPYSPWARRAQLMSAFSYYIARDYNKAIQNAQRFLSIHPGNKDAPYAYYLIALSYYEQISDVNRDQKITEQAQTALREVNRRFPQTEYAADARLKLDLVADHLAGKEMEIGRHYQRMGLWLAADMRFRNVVEKFDTTSHTPEALYRLTESSLALGVREEAVKYAAVLGANYPGSEWYDRAFKLVGKHAEGVTAS
- a CDS encoding copper resistance protein CopC; translation: MRIPAFFAALALSSLTPTALMAHVQLSASTPAADAEAKAPKVIRLTFSAPVDQTTAAASIIMTAMPGMANHGEMPIRNFTTNWSADGKTLTLTLKKPLPNGSYDVRWQAAGADGHGVSGTLAFTVN
- a CDS encoding copper resistance protein B — protein: MTAPASPSPTMETPPPAEAGSGPPRAADAIWGAEAMAASREELRKTHGDFPVFWFQGDRLETQVREGADAYLWDIQGYYGGPTERLWFKSEGEGEWGSAPEDAEVQALYAKAFAPFWDVQAGVRHDIAGPDTTHAVIGVQGLAPYLFEIDTALFLSHRGDFTARIEAEIDQRITQRLILQPRIEANLSAQDIPELGIGAGLDQIEVGARLRYEFRREFAPYIGIEQSWRTSQGADFARLRGEDPSVTSVLAGIRFWF
- a CDS encoding copper resistance system multicopper oxidase, which translates into the protein MKLSRRSLVSGMAALAACRVAPAWAQGHSTHRMKGGAPIRVGFDEVSGAVIDLAVGHGPRMVQGRKGHGVAINGSVPGPLVRLKEGTNVRLNVTNHLEEDTSIHWHGLLVPFHMDGVPGISFPGISPGQTFSYEFPVRQAGTYWYHSHSGLQEQQGHYGPLIIDPAGEEPAAYDRDYILLLSEFTPLHPHTIMDRLRKGEGYFNYQQTSWADDYPLTAADRRMWAQMRMPATDIADVTGSTYTYLANGRGPKEGLEYLFNPGERVRLRVINGAAQTFFNLRIPGLPMTVIAADGQNVKPVEVDEFQIGTAETYDVIIEPRAEAYTIVAESMDRSGMALATLASRPGARAPIPPPRKPPLLDMGDMGMNHGDHGASHSMDGMKMRDTLLLPPDVRTGPGIDMVSMAPVDKLGDPGLGLRDVEHRVLTYRMLSALEPNRDTRTPSRLLELHLTGNMERYMWSFDGQMYSAVSDVPIRFAWNERVRVKLVNNTMMAHPIHLHGMFFELVNGEDPAHQPRKNIVIVQPGASAQFDLTANEPGDWAFHCHLLYHMHGGMMQTVTVTGPEVEQ
- a CDS encoding metal-sensitive transcriptional regulator, yielding MNTTTKAKVQRLNRIAGQVRGVAQMIEDDRYCIDILHQIAAIRSALAKVESQVLKDHAACCVHEAIASGDERAQREKFEELIDLFERKRG
- the recN gene encoding DNA repair protein RecN: MLTRLSIRNIVLIEALDLTFARGLGVLTGETGAGKSILLDALGLVLGDRAETSLVRAGEDKASVTASFEFAALPAGIAAALDDAEIAIEPGEPLLIRRQVKADGGSKAFINDQPASVALLRELAPALVELHGQHDDRGLVNPRGHRLLLDRYASTDTTGLERAFADWARTEAQLAEARGAVEQAKADQDLLIAHLAELAALEPVAGEEARLAGARADMQKGEKLSDDLETLRHLWEGSDSPLASLRVAARKLDRIAEQHALLAEALAALDRAVIEATEAEDKLRAVAEALVHDPHELERAETRLFELRAAARKHRCEVDDLPELMRTMRARLDAIEGGEAQLDALEAAAKEARTAYVAAAEAAHTARVAGAERLDAAVAAELAPLKLDAARFRTAITPLPEERWNAHGMDAVEFLISTNPGADFAPLGKIASGGELSRFILALKVALAEQGGAATIIFDEIDRGVGGAVASAIGERLARLASQEGQLLAVTHSPQVAARGGQHYLIAKASSGTVTKTSVVLLDQSGRQEEIARMLSGAEVTPEARAQADRLLEGV
- a CDS encoding alpha/beta fold hydrolase, with the translated sequence MRLLPILLLTAACATTTPAPEEAPTLVQPNNATYGTDANLAPSAPDAIWRYADHPRGFAELRVPEGKGPFPLAVIYHGGCWKTGIASQAYMAPLATRWQQLGIATLNVDYREVGDGGGWPGSFADWAASAELIDPIAARYPIDRARVTLVGHSAGALPAQWLASAQDADGPIGKRAPIKARAAIVLDGPGDVGAERSAFDTLCQFSAVDPFIGAAPEAAGGRYAAISPATHAPQLAQLLFVQAKLPAPSAATQAALAAGGAKVAVRENVGMSHFAIITPGHPAYIANEAAMLDVLKGGE